The Epinephelus lanceolatus isolate andai-2023 chromosome 12, ASM4190304v1, whole genome shotgun sequence genome segment tatttttatacaCACAAAATACTAAAAAATGAAGCACATTGAACACAGTGTTTAAATTACAGCTGCGACAATACGATTGTGCCTTGTCTGTAGAGATAATTATGTAAAGAACCTGTCTAATACATTTTCATACCAAATAAATGGTAACGTAACACTAAACAGTCTAACGTTGGAAGTAAATGAAGAAACACCTCACGTTTGTGCTCACATCACTGACagagcttttgttttgtgtaatcACATGGctaaattcttcttcttttcctcaacAGAGTTTTGGCAGCTGCAAATCTCTAAGATAGACAAAAAGATAATCACTTGTccagtttgcttttttttagttatatgtaattttctgcataCTCATATAATCATGCCTCCACTTCAACTATACCTTTGCCACAGGTCTCTTAGGTTTCTTGAACTGTGCAGACTCTGTTCAAAGGAAAGTCAATGATGTAAATCTTATGATACATTTAACAGTTTTGTAACCATAGCAGCTCATAGACTCACCGTCTTCAGAAGGAAGATCCTCTTCGTCATTTATTCTCTTACGAGGATCCTGTAACCAGGCGTTTACAGACAATTATGATAAACTTAAAGCGAAGTGCACCAACTGGGAAAAAACCTTACTACATGAGAGAATTGAAAACAGTTAACTGGAATGAACTAGGTGTCACCCAGCACGCtcacagtttggagaagcagacaggaatacagacacagaagctaagcaatgtattgCAGTGGAGGGGTCACCAAAACGTATTTAAGCAgcctaaaaaaagtcccacctaaaaaagcATTATCAGTTTATGTGTACAACATATTAAGAATACTTGTACTGCTTAAGCCATTATATCGCCCCCtataaagccagactccatttagaaAAAGAGTGGTTTAAtgttgctgaacacaggagctgctggtctacagctgccttgatcagttattttctttgtgtaattgtgtgtctTAGGTGAATCTGAAGtaacccttttaaatgccaatgtcacacaataacagaaactAACCTAACTGGTCggggcagtggtagaccagcagctcctgtgctcagcatggtaaaattactgtttttgtcaatggaggctggtggctttgacgagagcataaaTGGGCAACTGAAGCTTAACAGCTTCCCTGTTGGAATGGGCTGTCTGACGTTAAGTTAAGGCAGTAAAAAAATCGAAATATAGCGTACACCTAAACTGTTACTGATTATTGCAGGTGGGACTTTTTAGATGCCTTAAATACACtttgctgctgcctctgtcCACAAAAGTACATTGCTTAGTTTGGTGGCACTTCTGCAGCTACTCAAAACTGGGGGCCTATTGGCTGACGTCTACTGTacgtaatacactgactatggattaACACCCAAAACGAACCCTACTTCAAAACCTCCTAACTATCCCTTTATTAATAATCCTCTTTCTGGACCCACCTCGATcagttccctctctctcttactcTGAGGAACCTGCTTGGTCTCAATCCCCTGGTTCCATTCTTTGAGCTTCTCCAGCCGGCCTTGTTCCGCTGACACGCGCACTCTCAAGGTGTGAAACGGCGTCTGCACCTCGCCCACCTTGAAGTGCACCGCCATGCCTTCAAACCAGAGGCTGTCACATTCGCCCTCCCGGAAGCCTGGTGGTTGGTAGTCATCAGGGGTGACTTTGGAAGGAGAGCGAGAGGAGATGTTTTCACTATTTTACTATAGATTCTGAAGTAATTTGTTTGGCAGAGTCTTACTGTCGTCGTAATAGTAGAGCTTCATGGTGAGGCACACGTTGTTGGGGAGGGCATTCAGGTTTTGCATGAGCAGGAAGAGCTTCCTGATGAGCAACACCAAGGCTCTCTTGGTGTCCTCCAGTGTCACCTGCGCCTCCACGTCATTGTTCCTGTGGTTTCACAGAGGTTATATCATCATCAGCTCAGTCACCAGGATGCCTGAAACAATACGTTGATGCAATCCGTCTTAACCTGAGTATGTCCATCTGTGGCCCCTTCTCAGTGTATTTGAATTTGAACTGGTAGGACTCAATGATGCACtgcaaaagagaaaaataaatcttaatCTTCACTGATATGACTTGACACTGGAAGTATTATTTGACAAAATACACCAACACTGTGTCTTTTGTTTATAAACTTATTTAATTGTTCTAGTATTTAAGAGAGAACTTACATTGGGTTCATCTGGATTGGTGTATACCTAGATTATAAAAGCATGTACAGggttattgttgtgatttttttctctatGTGAGTAACTATGCATGTTGCTTTACCGACTGAATTTACTTACCCCAATGAACACAATGTAGAGCTGTTAAGAGGACAACATTGAACAACAGTAAAAATAGCATAATCAAAATGGCAAGACCACATGAAACTTTACCAATTCAAAGTACTCGTGGATGAATGAACCTACGTAGCGCTTCTCTAATGCATCAAAGGAGCCCATCATCCTGGAACACACAAGATTGAACAGATGCATCATTTAGGACAGGAAATTGCCTTCAGCCACCAAGTGCTGATTATCACTGCAGACGCCCCAGTGACGAGCTCGCTACTGTGGCTGGCAGACTTAAGTACTGTATATTGTGGGAGCATTTAGGAAGGTTTATAATTACCATTTCACAACTTTGCTGGCACCAGGGGTGGCGCAGTCTTCACGCAAAACTTTGATGCACAAATCTGGAAGGATGGTAAAAAATAGCATGTATTACTCTTTGATAAAGCATACATTATTAACACTATGACACCTGTTAAATGCTGTGTCTTTTTAATTAATTCCTTTGCGACAGGTCTAaaacaggggtgtcaaacatctGCAGGCCAGAAAtggcccaccaaagggtccagacatgtccccctcaatatttggAACATGTAcaaaactgagacatattgtTAAAATCACACTTATTTTTCTCAAGACATCTAAAGATGTTCATTATTATGCAATGATTTAACTGGTCCAACCCAGGTAAAATTGGGCTGTATGCAGCCCGTGATCTAAAGTGAGTTTAACACCCATAGTCTGAAAtgctatttttttctgtttatcatGGGTCTCCAATACAGCTGTTATTACTAAGTAGAAATACAGTCATGggtggattactgaacgggccaACTGGGcacaaagtgtcaggggcctgcttgaccttcacctgcaaaatgtcactcaaattaacatgtactagtaaccacaaagagacacagacaagaccacaaagagatgcaaaggaactgcgaagagacacaaaacaaacaacaaggaGCAGTAAAACAGccaaagagagacacaaaatgactacaaagcagTAGTAGAAGTAGAAACAAGACACAAAAGTATGTCAACAAGACACTATAaattcaaagagacaaaaatgaacTCTGAGAGATACAACATGaccacaagagacacaaaattaacttgcactgacacaaaacaaccacaaagagacacaaaacaactatatgTACAAGTAAAACAGCCAATGGGAGACTAAATGACTACAACCCagcacaaaacgaccaaaaaatacacaaaattacctcaacaagacacaacaaaaattcaaaagagacaaaatgacctcaaaaaagCTACAACATGacgaaaaaagacacaaaattaactttaagagacacaaaacaaccacaaggagacacaaaacaactacaagtaaaagtaaaacagccaaagggagacacaaaatgactacaaagtaaCACAGAACgaccagaaaagacacaaaagtaccaaaaagaggcacaaaaaactacacagtgacacaaaacaactacaagtaGAAGTAAAACAGCCaaagggagacacaaaatgacttcaaagtaacacaaaacgaccagaaaagacacaaaattaacttTATGAGACacgaaacaaccacaaggagacacaaaacaactacaagtaGAAGTGAAACAGTCAAGGGGACACACGAAATGACAACAAAGCAGCACAAGAGggccaaaaagacacaaaagtactaaaaagaggcacaaaacaactacaagtaGAAGTAAAACAGCCAAAGGGGGagacaaaatgaatacaaagtaacacaaaacgaccagaaaagacacaaaattaagtttaagagacacaaaacaaccacaaggag includes the following:
- the zte38 gene encoding zebrafish testis-expressed 38 gives rise to the protein MAAMKMCIRKNKEETAEWTGLFPSDLKTEQESLVFVKRMMAVAVSSITYLRGIFPEDAYRSRYVEDLCIKVLREDCATPGASKVVKWMMGSFDALEKRYLYIVFIGVYTNPDEPNCIIESYQFKFKYTEKGPQMDILRNNDVEAQVTLEDTKRALVLLIRKLFLLMQNLNALPNNVCLTMKLYYYDDITPDDYQPPGFREGECDSLWFEGMAVHFKVGEVQTPFHTLRVRVSAEQGRLEKLKEWNQGIETKQVPQSKRERELIEDPRKRINDEEDLPSEDESAQFKKPKRPVAKRFAAAKTLLRKRRRI